In Plasmodium vivax chromosome 14, whole genome shotgun sequence, the genomic window TGTCGCGAACATCCGCTGCGCCTTAATTAAGCAGACGCCCCAGTGTACGTACACCCCTCGGCAGGCGACTTGCAAATAATTAGCGCGCGGGGTACGCGGTGAGCTGCGCGGTAAGCGGCCCGCATGCGCTCGCAACAGTTtaaacagaaaaggaaaagaaaaaaaagaaaaaagcaccACAGTGGGGAAACGCACAAGGGGGGATTTTTCCAGCGAGGTGACCTCCAAACGGGTTCGCCTCACGTAACTTCCTTTCActtcacttcatttttttttttttttttttttcctccctttcgcATTGCACACTGAGGAGCGGATCAGCACTTCTCTTAACAAGAGTGCGCCAGGCTGACCAGCCGGGGGAGATGCATCCTCGGAGTTCACTCAATTTCGGTGAGCGAGGGGGCTCTGTAGCAGGTGGGCTGCTCGTGGAAGGCGCTGCTCGGTGCATCCTTTGGGGAGTGTCCATGGGGGGAGTGGCCGTGGGGGGAGCCCCCCGCCTCCCCGGCGTACACCCGGTCGCGGTTCGCGTGGTGCGACCCGAAGTGGGGCAGggccaaggggggggcatTAGCGGTATCACCGCTAATTTGATCACCGCTAATTTGATCACCGCTAATTTGATCACCGCTAATTTCATCCCCTCCCATCGCACCACCGCTGTCCGCGCTCCCCGCGTAACTGTAGCTGAGGATGTGCTTGAGGCGGTTGGAGTGCGCCCAGGGGAAGCGAGTCCGCCTGACGCCCTTGACCTCGTCGAGGCGACCCTCCCCGTGGGGACGCACCAGCAGAAAGGAGTCCCGATAGGTATGGAAAttctttttcgcaaaaatagAATTCGTGTCTGCGCAGTCAAGCGGAGTGAGGGTCCTATCAAGGTTGTCTCTCGCTTGTTTGGGCAAGTCCAATCGTTGCTTTTCAAATGGCCCATCAGGATTAGCATACGGAGGGTTCCTATTTTTAACTTCTGGGAGTTTGTCGCTCCTATCTGCCTCTTCATTTACagtcaaaaaaatattattaaccaAATTCGATCTGTTTTGAAGAGAAGATTTGTCTAGAACTCTTTTCCATGTGTTATATGTTTTTCCTAAATCATACTCatcaatatttatattaacagTGGCACTTCCGCTTTTTCTGCCGACGCATATGCTCATTTTTCCTTGCATGTCTGGAACTAACTTTGTTTCGAAATACTTGCTCTGGTTTTCGTAGGTAGAGTAGGAGGTGAGTGGTCTCTTGGCTGGGTGTACTTCTATTCTTTTCCCATGCCCATGCGATAGGATGTCCTTCATTTGTGTGCTGTCACTCTTCGTGATGGAGATTTGCTTTCGCGAATTTATGTTTAGCTCCGTTATTCTGTTGCACACAACTCCTGcgttttttgctttattcaTATACACCCCGCAATTCTCAGCCACGAACCTCTTTCCCTGCttggcttcctcccccgGGCAGCCCTGGGGGGCGCACTTGGGCTCGCCCTCCATTAGGGGAAATTGGCCGCTTGGACGTTTGGGACAAACAAGGGGTGAGCCCTAACAAAAGGTAGACACCAAACAAGCGGACAAACAAACGGATcagaaggacaaaaaaaggacaaaaaaaagaaaaaaaaaaaattcaaaatggaggcTACTCTACAACAGGGCAGTTTTCACTCTTCCGCTTTCATTTCACACGTggacgctttttttttttttttttttttttttttttggagggaCGGTTCGGTCGGGGTGTGTGCTCATATGTAGGGGGATGCCTCATTTGTTTACGCGCTGCTTTTGTGCTTTCATGATTTTGtagcgcttcccccctgcacgTGCGCGCACCtgttggtgtttttttttttttttttttttcgcaagtGATGCGGCGGTGTGTGGCGAGCGGTGTGTGCCCCCCGCTGTGCTGCATGTCACCCCCAGCTTCACCTGCAACTTCCCACGTTCCACTTCGCACAGCGGGGGcactttttccttctgcGCCTGTGGAGCAACTCGGCTGGAAATTTCTGCCACCGCGACGGAGGAATGGGTCTTCCCTGTGAGTACGTTCGCGTTTACGTTAGCGTTTACGTTCgcctttattttattttattttattttatttttttttattttattatttttttttttgcctgt contains:
- a CDS encoding hypothetical protein, conserved (encoded by transcript PVX_124145A); its protein translation is MEGEPKCAPQGCPGEEAKQGKRFVAENCGVYMNKAKNAGVVCNRITELNINSRKQISITKSDSTQMKDILSHGHGKRIEVHPAKRPLTSYSTYENQSKYFETKLVPDMQGKMSICVGRKSGSATVNINIDEYDLGKTYNTWKRVLDKSSLQNRSNLVNNIFLTVNEEADRSDKLPEVKNRNPPYANPDGPFEKQRLDLPKQARDNLDRTLTPLDCADTNSIFAKKNFHTYRDSFLLVRPHGEGRLDEVKGVRRTRFPWAHSNRLKHILSYSYAGSADSGGAMGGDEISGDQISGDQISGDQISGDTANAPPLALPHFGSHHANRDRVYAGEAGGSPHGHSPHGHSPKDAPSSAFHEQPTCYRAPSLTEIE